One region of Exiguobacterium acetylicum genomic DNA includes:
- a CDS encoding MarR family winged helix-turn-helix transcriptional regulator translates to MDQTETTRSTAMMQSFWNVQRHLVRAAHQTAQENGLSLPQFHSLMTIAPRGPISQKELAAHTHLPKSTLSQSIEGLVQSGWVIRETNPDNRREVVLMLSDQGQQFVTDIKEQEKGMQRQLEQVLATIDPDAFEQMLETHAVIAEGIGQILRPDLKGGCSDD, encoded by the coding sequence ATGGATCAAACGGAAACGACCCGTTCGACTGCGATGATGCAGTCGTTTTGGAACGTGCAACGACACCTCGTCCGAGCAGCGCATCAGACGGCGCAGGAAAACGGACTCAGTTTACCGCAATTTCATAGTCTGATGACGATTGCACCGCGTGGACCGATCTCGCAAAAAGAGCTCGCTGCACATACGCACTTACCGAAAAGTACGCTCAGTCAGTCGATTGAAGGACTCGTCCAATCGGGCTGGGTCATTCGCGAGACAAACCCTGACAATCGACGGGAAGTCGTTTTGATGCTCAGTGATCAAGGGCAGCAATTCGTCACCGACATCAAGGAACAAGAGAAGGGGATGCAACGTCAACTGGAGCAAGTGCTTGCAACGATTGACCCGGACGCATTCGAACAAATGCTTGAAACACATGCAGTGATTGCTGAGGGAATCGGTCAGATTTTACGTCCAGATCTGAAAGGAGGATGTTCGGATGATTAA
- a CDS encoding ABC transporter ATP-binding protein, which produces MIKLLKRLTVYKWAVLAVLVLVFAQSMSDLYLPTLMADIIDKGVVTGDTAYIWKIGAVMLGITGVGALAAVAASYYSSKASMGLGRDIRRQVFNHVERFSLQEFDQVGTASLITRTTNDITQVQQVVIMMLRMVVSAPIMFIGGLIMAVSKDAKLSLVIVAAMPVLVISILLILWKGVPLFGKVQKRLDRLNLVLRENLTGIRVIRAFNRERDEQVRLTKANADLTEVSIKVNKIMAFLMPFMMLVMNLTVVGVIWFGGIRIDNGGMQIGDLMAFIQYVMQIMFALVMASVMFVMIPRAAVSAKRINEVLEMTPTMTDEGTQTADREKGTLVFDRVTFRYPGAETPVLSDISFAARPGEVTAVIGGTGSGKSTLVNLIPRFYDVTEGSIRVNGVDSQDVPQEELRSKIGFVPQKALLFTGTIAENIRFGKEDATDEEVAHAAQIAQATDFIERMPDGYEARIEQGGSNVSGGQKQRLSIARALVRRPDLYVFDDSFSALDFKTDAALRKALREETREATVLIVAQRVSTVIDADQIIVLDEGKVAGIGTHDELFADNAVYQEIVKSQLSEEEIA; this is translated from the coding sequence ATGATTAAGTTACTCAAACGGTTGACGGTCTATAAATGGGCGGTCCTTGCTGTGCTCGTATTGGTTTTCGCGCAGTCGATGTCCGATTTGTATTTACCGACACTGATGGCGGACATCATCGATAAAGGCGTCGTTACCGGGGATACCGCGTATATCTGGAAAATTGGTGCCGTCATGCTCGGGATAACCGGTGTCGGGGCGTTAGCTGCCGTTGCCGCCAGTTATTATTCATCGAAGGCGTCGATGGGACTCGGACGGGATATCCGTCGCCAAGTCTTCAACCATGTTGAACGGTTCTCCCTGCAAGAGTTCGACCAAGTCGGAACGGCGTCATTGATTACACGGACGACGAACGACATCACGCAAGTCCAACAAGTCGTCATCATGATGTTACGGATGGTCGTCAGTGCACCAATCATGTTCATCGGTGGATTGATCATGGCCGTCTCAAAAGATGCCAAGCTCTCACTCGTCATCGTCGCGGCGATGCCGGTCCTTGTGATTTCAATCCTGTTGATTCTGTGGAAAGGGGTTCCGTTGTTTGGGAAGGTTCAAAAACGACTCGACCGTCTGAACCTCGTCCTGCGGGAGAACTTGACGGGAATCCGTGTCATCCGTGCTTTTAACCGGGAACGTGATGAGCAGGTCCGGTTAACGAAAGCAAACGCGGATTTAACAGAAGTCTCGATTAAGGTCAATAAAATCATGGCGTTCTTGATGCCGTTCATGATGCTCGTCATGAACTTAACCGTTGTCGGTGTCATCTGGTTCGGGGGCATTCGGATCGATAATGGTGGTATGCAGATCGGGGATTTGATGGCGTTCATCCAGTACGTCATGCAAATCATGTTCGCGCTCGTCATGGCGTCGGTCATGTTCGTCATGATTCCGCGGGCAGCCGTCTCGGCGAAACGGATCAATGAAGTTCTCGAGATGACACCAACGATGACAGATGAGGGGACACAAACCGCTGACCGTGAAAAAGGAACGCTCGTCTTTGATCGTGTCACGTTCCGTTACCCAGGTGCTGAGACACCCGTCTTATCCGACATCAGCTTTGCGGCACGACCAGGTGAAGTGACAGCTGTAATCGGGGGAACGGGTTCCGGTAAATCAACGCTCGTCAATTTGATTCCTCGTTTTTATGACGTGACGGAAGGGAGCATCCGGGTCAACGGTGTTGATAGCCAGGATGTACCGCAAGAGGAACTGCGGTCGAAAATCGGCTTCGTTCCTCAAAAGGCGCTACTGTTCACGGGTACGATCGCTGAAAACATTCGTTTCGGGAAAGAGGACGCGACAGACGAAGAAGTCGCGCATGCGGCGCAAATCGCACAAGCGACCGATTTCATCGAACGGATGCCGGACGGTTACGAAGCACGGATCGAACAAGGTGGATCGAACGTCTCTGGTGGGCAAAAACAACGGTTGTCGATTGCGCGAGCACTCGTTCGTCGACCAGATTTATATGTCTTTGATGACAGTTTTTCAGCGCTCGACTTTAAAACTGATGCGGCACTTCGGAAAGCCTTACGGGAAGAAACACGCGAGGCAACCGTCTTGATCGTCGCTCAGCGTGTCAGCACCGTCATCGATGCCGATCAAATCATCGTCCTGGATGAAGGGAAAGTCGCTGGAATCGGAACGCATGATGAATTGTTTGCTGACAATGCCGTCTATCAAGAAATCGTTAAGTCACAACTATCAGAGGAGGAAATCGCATGA
- a CDS encoding ABC transporter ATP-binding protein, protein MSEKKRPAGGPPPGGPGGGNMMMLGEKPKDFKATFRRLLRYLRPRRTALVGVFLAAILSTVFMIAGPKIMGTAITELFEGAYAKFQGVPGAAIDFTKIGQILLWLAGLYIISSLFNYLQQYLMSGIAQKTVYDLREDVNHKLERLPLKYYDGRPNGETLSRVTNDIDTIGSTLQQSVTSFITSIVTIVGILIMMLTISPLLTLISLVSLPVSIFAIRPILKRSQKYFADQQRTLGQLNGHVEEMYTGHSVVKAFGHERKAVEQFDAVNEELYEAGRKAQFISGIIMPMMMFIGNISYVLISIVGGILVTQRAISIGDIQAFITYTRQFTQPITQTANIANIVQSTVAAAERVFELLDEEEEIKEVTTHRLTQAEGAVAFEHVDFGYGKDLLIEDMNIDVAPGQTVAIVGPTGAGKTTMINLLMRFYELNGGTIRIDGIDTREMSREDLRTTFGMVLQDTWLFNGTIRDNLAYGKSGATEEEIIAAAKTAHADHFIRTLPDGYDTVLNEEASNISQGQKQLLTIARAVLADPPIMILDEATSSVDTRTEVFIQQAMRRLMEGRTSFVIAHRLSTIKDADLILVMNQGSVIEQGTHEELLEADGFYADLYNSQFSEKEVV, encoded by the coding sequence ATGAGTGAGAAAAAACGACCTGCCGGCGGTCCTCCGCCTGGTGGTCCCGGTGGCGGAAATATGATGATGCTCGGAGAAAAACCAAAGGATTTCAAAGCAACGTTCCGTCGTCTGCTTCGGTATCTGCGTCCGCGTCGAACGGCACTCGTTGGTGTATTCCTCGCAGCCATCCTCAGTACGGTCTTCATGATTGCCGGTCCGAAAATCATGGGGACGGCAATCACGGAATTATTTGAAGGGGCATATGCGAAGTTCCAAGGTGTGCCGGGAGCGGCGATCGATTTTACGAAAATCGGACAGATCCTGCTCTGGCTCGCTGGACTGTATATCATCAGTAGTCTGTTCAATTACTTGCAACAGTATTTAATGTCAGGTATCGCTCAAAAAACAGTCTACGATTTACGCGAAGACGTCAATCATAAACTCGAACGCCTGCCGTTGAAGTACTACGATGGCCGTCCGAACGGGGAGACACTCAGCCGCGTGACGAACGATATCGATACGATCGGCAGTACGTTACAACAAAGTGTGACATCGTTCATCACCTCAATCGTGACGATCGTCGGGATTCTGATCATGATGTTGACGATCAGTCCGCTGTTAACGCTGATTTCGCTTGTCTCGTTGCCGGTTTCGATCTTTGCGATCCGACCGATTTTGAAACGTTCTCAAAAGTATTTTGCTGACCAACAACGGACACTTGGCCAATTGAACGGTCACGTTGAAGAGATGTATACCGGACATTCGGTCGTCAAGGCGTTCGGGCATGAACGTAAAGCAGTTGAACAGTTCGATGCCGTCAACGAAGAGTTGTATGAAGCAGGACGTAAAGCACAGTTCATCTCCGGGATCATCATGCCGATGATGATGTTCATCGGAAATATCAGTTACGTCCTGATCAGTATCGTCGGCGGGATTCTCGTCACGCAACGGGCAATCTCGATCGGGGATATCCAAGCGTTCATCACCTATACACGCCAGTTCACGCAACCGATCACACAAACAGCGAACATCGCGAACATTGTTCAATCAACGGTCGCAGCAGCGGAACGTGTCTTTGAATTACTAGATGAGGAAGAAGAAATCAAGGAAGTGACGACACATCGTCTCACGCAAGCTGAAGGAGCGGTCGCGTTCGAACACGTTGATTTTGGTTACGGAAAGGATCTCTTGATCGAGGACATGAACATCGATGTCGCACCGGGACAAACGGTCGCGATCGTTGGACCGACGGGTGCCGGTAAGACGACGATGATCAATCTATTGATGCGCTTTTATGAGTTGAACGGAGGGACGATCCGGATTGACGGTATCGATACCCGCGAGATGTCACGCGAAGACTTACGGACGACGTTCGGGATGGTCTTACAAGATACGTGGCTCTTCAATGGTACGATCCGAGATAATCTTGCTTATGGTAAAAGTGGGGCGACCGAGGAGGAAATCATCGCGGCAGCCAAAACGGCGCACGCTGATCACTTCATCCGGACGTTGCCGGACGGGTATGATACGGTCTTGAACGAGGAAGCCTCAAACATCTCGCAAGGTCAAAAACAGTTGTTGACGATTGCTCGGGCCGTTCTTGCTGATCCTCCGATCATGATTCTCGATGAAGCGACCTCTAGTGTGGATACACGGACAGAGGTCTTCATCCAGCAAGCAATGCGTCGCTTGATGGAGGGACGGACAAGCTTCGTCATTGCCCATCGTCTCTCGACGATCAAGGATGCCGATTTGATTCTCGTCATGAATCAAGGAAGTGTCATCGAACAGGGCACACATGAAGAATTACTCGAGGCAGATGGTTTTTATGCGGATCTGTACAACAGTCAATTCTCTGAAAAAGAAGTCGTTTGA
- a CDS encoding amino acid permease, which yields MSLLRKKDVSVMMDMKQHSKLARHLSGFDLILLGIGAIIGTGIFVLTGTGALYAGPALPISFIISAVVCALAALCYAEFSSMIPVSGSVYTYTYATIGEVVAWIIGWCLILEYGLASSAVATGWSGYFQSLLAGFGLHLPTALTAAPGAVPGSETFFNLPAFLILMVITLLLSLGIKETKRVNNIMVLIKVAVVVLFIVVGIWYIEPGNYKPFAPFGMSGVLQASAIAFFAYLGFDAVTSAAEEVKNPGRNLPVGILGSLAIVTVLYVVVSAIMVGIVPFKQFEGVDSPVSLALKVAGQDWVAGFVDLGAIVGMTTVILVMTFGLVRLLFAMSRDGLLPKVFSDVNEKSHTPVKATWILGTTAGLIAGFVPLGTLAELINIGTLAAFSLISIAVIVLRRTRPDLKRAFKVPFVPVLPILSVLACIMLMFNLQPFTWIAFFIWTAIGLLLYFGYGRKRSKLHQ from the coding sequence ATGAGTTTGCTTCGCAAGAAAGATGTCAGTGTAATGATGGACATGAAACAACATTCTAAACTGGCACGTCATTTATCAGGGTTTGACCTTATTTTACTCGGAATCGGTGCCATCATCGGAACCGGAATTTTCGTTCTGACAGGAACGGGCGCTCTTTACGCAGGACCTGCTTTACCGATCTCATTCATTATTTCCGCTGTCGTCTGTGCGCTCGCAGCCCTTTGTTATGCTGAATTTTCGTCGATGATTCCCGTCTCAGGCAGTGTATATACGTATACATATGCAACGATCGGGGAAGTCGTGGCTTGGATCATCGGCTGGTGTCTCATTTTAGAATACGGACTCGCTTCAAGTGCCGTTGCCACCGGCTGGTCAGGGTACTTCCAGTCACTGTTAGCAGGCTTTGGTCTCCATTTACCGACAGCTTTAACAGCTGCTCCAGGTGCTGTACCAGGGAGCGAGACGTTCTTTAACTTACCGGCGTTCTTGATTCTGATGGTCATTACGCTTTTACTCTCACTCGGTATTAAAGAGACGAAACGCGTCAATAACATCATGGTACTCATCAAAGTTGCTGTCGTCGTCTTGTTCATCGTCGTCGGGATCTGGTACATCGAACCAGGCAACTACAAACCGTTTGCGCCGTTTGGTATGAGCGGTGTCTTGCAAGCATCAGCGATTGCCTTCTTCGCTTATCTTGGATTCGATGCCGTTACATCGGCAGCAGAAGAAGTCAAAAACCCGGGACGTAACTTACCGGTTGGGATTCTAGGATCGCTTGCGATCGTTACCGTTTTGTACGTCGTCGTCTCTGCTATCATGGTCGGAATCGTTCCATTCAAACAGTTTGAAGGTGTTGATAGCCCAGTATCCCTTGCCTTAAAAGTGGCAGGTCAAGACTGGGTCGCTGGATTCGTCGATTTAGGAGCCATCGTTGGTATGACGACGGTCATCCTCGTCATGACATTTGGTCTTGTCCGTCTCTTGTTCGCGATGAGCCGTGACGGATTATTACCGAAAGTCTTCTCAGACGTCAATGAAAAGTCACATACACCAGTGAAAGCAACTTGGATTCTCGGAACGACTGCTGGTTTAATCGCTGGATTCGTGCCGCTTGGTACACTGGCTGAACTGATCAACATTGGAACACTGGCAGCCTTCTCGCTCATCTCGATCGCGGTCATCGTCCTACGCCGGACGCGTCCTGATTTGAAGCGTGCTTTCAAGGTTCCGTTCGTCCCAGTCTTACCGATCTTGTCAGTCCTTGCTTGTATCATGCTCATGTTCAACTTACAACCATTCACGTGGATTGCCTTCTTTATCTGGACAGCCATTGGATTACTGTTGTACTTCGGATATGGACGCAAGCGTTCGAAACTCCATCAATGA
- a CDS encoding ASCH domain-containing protein, whose product MRHKMGLFEEPFRSIEQGRKTVEIRLNDPKRQQVQVGDQIRFTHTETSETLLVRVTKRQVFPDFRALYEQIPNEAIDCVGWSLDELVTSTYSIYSPEAEQQYGALALTIVLEP is encoded by the coding sequence ATGAGACATAAAATGGGCTTATTCGAAGAACCGTTTCGTTCGATCGAACAAGGACGAAAGACCGTCGAGATCCGACTAAATGATCCAAAACGACAACAGGTACAAGTCGGTGATCAGATTCGGTTCACGCATACGGAAACGAGCGAGACACTACTTGTTCGTGTAACAAAACGACAAGTCTTTCCTGATTTCCGAGCGCTTTATGAACAGATCCCAAACGAAGCTATCGACTGTGTCGGTTGGTCGCTCGACGAACTCGTGACGTCGACTTACTCGATCTATTCACCGGAAGCCGAGCAACAGTACGGGGCACTGGCTCTGACGATCGTATTAGAACCATAA
- a CDS encoding cation diffusion facilitator family transporter yields the protein MEQQKYDNLKRGERGAMISIAAYILLSSLKLIIGYTADSAALRADGLNNATDIIASIAVLIGLRISQRPADDDHKYGHWKSETIASLVASFIMMAVGLQVLIDTISTLFEGKQESPDILAAYVGIGSALVMYFVYRYNKKLSEEIESKAVMAAAKDNLSDAWVSVGTTIGIVGSQFGMPWLDVVTAIIVGFLICKTAWDIFTEASHELTDGFDEKKLKMYEDVIFDLEGVKGIKSIKGRNYGNNEVVDVVILVNSTLNIHQAHDIATRVEDTLTEEYGVYDIHVHVEPE from the coding sequence ATGGAACAACAAAAATACGATAATCTAAAACGCGGCGAACGCGGTGCAATGATCAGTATCGCAGCCTATATCTTGTTATCATCTTTAAAATTAATCATTGGGTATACAGCAGATTCTGCCGCACTCCGGGCCGACGGTTTGAACAACGCGACCGACATCATCGCGTCGATCGCTGTCTTGATCGGCTTACGGATTTCACAACGTCCGGCAGATGACGATCACAAGTACGGACACTGGAAAAGTGAGACGATTGCCTCGCTCGTAGCTTCCTTCATCATGATGGCAGTCGGTCTTCAAGTCTTGATCGATACAATCTCGACATTGTTCGAAGGCAAACAGGAGTCACCTGATATCCTCGCGGCATACGTCGGAATCGGTTCAGCCCTCGTGATGTACTTCGTCTACCGCTACAATAAGAAGTTATCCGAGGAGATTGAAAGCAAAGCCGTCATGGCAGCGGCGAAAGATAATCTATCCGATGCGTGGGTCAGTGTCGGAACGACGATCGGGATCGTCGGATCACAGTTCGGCATGCCATGGCTCGATGTCGTGACCGCGATCATCGTCGGCTTCTTGATCTGTAAGACGGCATGGGACATCTTTACGGAAGCCTCACACGAACTGACGGATGGCTTCGATGAGAAGAAGCTGAAGATGTATGAAGATGTCATTTTCGATCTCGAAGGTGTCAAAGGGATCAAGTCAATTAAAGGACGCAACTATGGAAACAATGAAGTCGTCGATGTCGTCATCCTCGTCAACTCCACCTTGAATATCCATCAGGCGCACGATATTGCGACACGTGTTGAAGATACACTGACGGAAGAATATGGTGTCTATGATATCCATGTACACGTCGAACCGGAATGA
- a CDS encoding MBL fold metallo-hydrolase — protein MLLRYFYDEKLAQASYMVGCQMTGEAIVIDPARNITPYLEVAKKEGLRITATAETHIHADFVSGTQEFAKRYDTTAYLSDEGDENWKYQFVSDIHHELVKDGDRFKVGNVTLEVMHTPGHTPEHISFLLFDRNQQVPMGIFTGDFVFVGDIGRPDLLEEAAGIKGTTAVGAKQMFASLKRFKELPDFVQVWPGHGAGSACGKALGAVPTSTVGYEKATNWALQMEDEDAFIRELTTDQPEPPNYFAMMKRVNKEGIALTTENPELVTSEDPTAWTSSIQIVDTRDGQSFRNGHLPGTINIPYDGKFVTWAGWLLDFDHDIAILSTPEQREDIQRDLQSIGLDRVTYWADHQAVPASMLTERYEDWTAEEALAAAERQEVYVLDVRNKTEWDSQHYDQARRILLGKLVARQEELPTDRPLAVHCASGVRSRMAVSVLQLLGFKDVVNIEGGYAAMRTILNQQTS, from the coding sequence ATGTTATTACGATATTTCTATGATGAAAAATTAGCTCAGGCATCATACATGGTCGGGTGTCAAATGACAGGAGAAGCGATCGTCATCGATCCTGCACGGAACATTACACCGTATCTAGAGGTGGCTAAAAAAGAAGGTCTCCGGATTACTGCTACAGCAGAAACGCACATTCATGCAGACTTCGTCTCGGGCACACAAGAGTTTGCAAAACGATACGACACGACGGCTTACCTGTCAGATGAAGGAGACGAAAACTGGAAATATCAATTTGTCTCGGATATTCACCATGAACTTGTCAAAGATGGTGACCGGTTTAAAGTCGGGAATGTGACGCTAGAAGTCATGCATACACCAGGGCATACGCCAGAACATATCTCCTTCTTATTATTCGACCGAAATCAACAAGTACCGATGGGCATCTTTACAGGCGATTTCGTCTTTGTTGGTGATATCGGTCGTCCCGATCTACTCGAAGAAGCAGCTGGTATCAAAGGAACGACAGCCGTTGGAGCGAAGCAGATGTTTGCTTCGTTAAAGCGTTTCAAGGAGCTACCTGATTTTGTCCAAGTTTGGCCGGGGCATGGTGCCGGCAGCGCTTGTGGGAAAGCGCTCGGAGCTGTTCCGACATCGACGGTCGGCTATGAAAAAGCGACGAACTGGGCGTTGCAGATGGAAGACGAAGATGCATTCATTCGGGAACTAACGACGGATCAACCAGAACCACCGAACTATTTCGCGATGATGAAACGCGTCAATAAAGAAGGAATTGCTTTGACGACGGAGAATCCTGAACTCGTGACGAGCGAGGATCCGACAGCGTGGACGTCTTCGATACAGATCGTTGATACGCGAGATGGTCAGTCGTTCCGGAATGGACATCTTCCAGGTACGATCAATATTCCGTACGATGGCAAATTCGTTACTTGGGCTGGTTGGTTACTCGATTTTGACCATGACATCGCGATTCTGTCGACGCCGGAACAGCGTGAAGATATTCAACGGGATCTTCAATCGATTGGACTCGATCGGGTCACTTACTGGGCAGATCATCAAGCAGTACCAGCATCGATGCTAACGGAACGTTATGAGGACTGGACGGCAGAAGAAGCGCTAGCAGCTGCAGAGCGACAAGAAGTCTACGTCCTCGACGTCCGGAACAAAACAGAGTGGGACAGCCAACATTATGATCAAGCACGACGGATTCTTTTAGGAAAGCTAGTGGCTCGTCAGGAGGAATTACCGACCGATCGTCCGCTTGCCGTGCACTGTGCATCCGGTGTTCGTTCTCGAATGGCGGTCAGTGTACTACAGTTACTCGGATTTAAGGATGTCGTTAACATTGAAGGTGGATATGCAGCGATGCGCACGATTTTGAATCAACAAACATCATAA
- a CDS encoding rhodanese-like domain-containing protein gives MKQMTTTQLQQTLTESTIQLIDVREIDEYESGHIAEAKNVPLSELTERTDELDASRPVHIICLSGGRSMNAAMYLEQAGFDVTNISGGMMSYEGTIV, from the coding sequence ATGAAACAGATGACGACAACACAATTACAGCAGACGTTAACCGAAAGTACGATCCAATTGATTGATGTTCGTGAAATCGATGAATATGAAAGCGGACATATCGCTGAAGCCAAAAACGTTCCATTGTCCGAGTTGACAGAGCGAACGGATGAACTCGACGCGTCACGTCCGGTCCATATCATCTGTCTATCTGGTGGTCGCAGCATGAATGCGGCGATGTACTTGGAGCAAGCAGGATTCGATGTGACGAATATCAGCGGCGGCATGATGAGCTACGAAGGAACCATCGTTTAA
- a CDS encoding mechanosensitive ion channel, translating to MNNIWNGTSLNLNGILGSLGNLLGAIIIFLIGWLIAKLIANGVQKALEKSGVVNKLSPQKEGTPPKKKKWTPEKIIGTVVFWVLMVFVLILVFNILDLNIIAGPLADTMSTLLAAIPNILKAALILLLAYVIAVVLRMIIVKAGTKLMANDKVRSNKMLQGQTDLSAYPKVAGEIVFYLVLLLFLPGVLGALNIESVSQPFSQLLSSFLGFIPRLIAAAAIFFVGFLVAKIVRDIVTNFLHAVGTDKFAARFNLGSTDQKDAKSLSSILGTVVFILILIPITISALDQLNIKGITGPAINMLNDVLGMIPNIIVGIVLILVGLYVGRFVKKFVTDLLSRLGFNNLTRHLKIGTWDANQASTSPASIVSALVEIVIVVLFVVEAFNLIGLDFMVDLGRAVLAFLPSVLTAIIILAIGIIVSNLVKRTMDSLFGNSELKVLSSVAKYAILALAVFMALDQLGVADTIVNSAFILILGALALAFGLAFGLGGRDNASRYLDRLQKKAENTEVDTSNLPSKSASTSSSPSLKDAAKGAASQAADDVTPDRAPRSARSSSTDETTHGTPKGALPENDLAQQDDYPINPDDHKGPNLDHPNDRP from the coding sequence ATGAATAACATTTGGAACGGAACGTCGTTGAACTTGAACGGCATTCTCGGATCACTCGGCAACTTGCTTGGAGCGATCATCATTTTCTTGATTGGATGGCTCATTGCCAAGCTGATCGCGAACGGAGTTCAAAAAGCGTTAGAGAAGTCTGGGGTCGTCAACAAGTTGTCACCTCAAAAAGAGGGTACGCCACCAAAGAAGAAAAAGTGGACACCTGAAAAAATCATCGGGACCGTCGTCTTTTGGGTGCTCATGGTCTTCGTTCTTATCTTGGTCTTCAACATCCTTGATCTGAATATCATTGCTGGACCACTTGCGGATACGATGAGTACATTACTCGCGGCAATCCCGAACATCTTGAAAGCAGCGCTCATCCTTCTCTTGGCATACGTCATCGCGGTCGTTCTCCGCATGATCATCGTCAAAGCAGGAACGAAGCTGATGGCGAACGACAAAGTACGTTCGAACAAGATGCTTCAAGGTCAGACGGATCTTTCAGCTTATCCAAAAGTAGCAGGGGAGATCGTCTTCTACCTCGTCTTACTTCTGTTCCTACCGGGTGTACTCGGTGCCTTGAACATTGAGAGTGTCTCACAACCGTTCAGCCAATTGTTATCGTCATTCCTTGGATTCATTCCACGCTTGATTGCTGCGGCAGCCATCTTCTTCGTTGGTTTCCTCGTAGCGAAAATCGTCCGCGATATCGTGACGAATTTCCTTCATGCTGTTGGAACGGATAAATTTGCAGCTCGCTTCAACCTTGGATCAACGGATCAAAAAGATGCGAAATCACTTTCGTCGATTCTCGGAACAGTCGTCTTCATCTTGATTCTGATTCCAATCACGATTTCAGCACTTGATCAATTGAACATTAAAGGAATCACAGGACCAGCGATCAACATGCTGAACGATGTCCTCGGTATGATTCCGAACATCATCGTTGGTATCGTACTGATCCTTGTCGGTCTTTATGTCGGACGTTTCGTTAAGAAATTCGTGACGGATCTCTTATCACGTCTTGGTTTCAATAACCTGACACGTCACTTGAAAATCGGTACGTGGGATGCAAACCAAGCTTCTACATCACCAGCTTCGATCGTAAGTGCACTCGTTGAGATCGTCATCGTCGTTCTCTTCGTCGTCGAAGCCTTCAACTTGATTGGTCTTGACTTCATGGTCGACCTCGGTCGCGCCGTCCTTGCGTTCTTACCGAGCGTCCTGACAGCGATCATCATTCTCGCAATCGGGATCATTGTCAGCAACCTCGTCAAACGTACGATGGACAGCTTGTTCGGCAACTCTGAACTAAAAGTCCTCTCAAGCGTTGCGAAGTACGCAATTCTTGCACTCGCTGTCTTCATGGCACTCGATCAGCTAGGTGTTGCGGATACGATCGTCAACTCAGCCTTCATCTTGATTTTGGGAGCACTTGCGCTTGCTTTCGGTCTTGCTTTTGGTCTCGGTGGACGTGATAATGCATCGCGTTACCTCGATCGTCTACAAAAGAAAGCAGAGAACACGGAAGTTGACACATCGAACCTTCCAAGTAAATCAGCATCGACTTCATCATCACCGAGCTTAAAAGATGCAGCAAAAGGTGCAGCTTCACAAGCAGCTGATGATGTCACACCAGATCGTGCACCACGCTCAGCGCGCTCTTCTTCAACAGATGAGACGACACATGGTACACCAAAAGGTGCGTTGCCAGAAAACGATTTAGCACAACAAGATGATTACCCGATCAATCCAGATGATCATAAAGGTCCTAACCTCGATCATCCAAACGATCGTCCGTAA